In Hallerella porci, the following are encoded in one genomic region:
- a CDS encoding ATP-binding protein, protein GNYKVKTKRAGSSSEEPAIFIFGYIFYRTLIKNNKELLDSNRKKAKIAAEHLLSLLSDTLEVVKLEDNRVTLSHESFDLLPLIKTVTIMAEIKAVEFSVTIQDKSNYDVFKNIIFYGSPLHVRQILLNIIDNAIKYNKKNGKVSLFTELISKKKNIALVRFTIQDTGIGMSEEFLKHIFEPFSQEHSDARSVFKGTGLGMSIVNALIDKMHGELEIQSEENQGSQFIITIPFEVTEGNLNTKIENPEDNELKQNISGVKILLVEDNELNREIAETLLQECGAIITSAENGKIAVDQFKENEAHTFDLILMDLMMPVMNGIDAAKEIRKMNKADAKTIPIVALSANAYEENVEESKRAGMNAHIAKPFKIEELVKVISQLVMKN, encoded by the coding sequence TGGTAATTACAAGGTAAAAACAAAACGGGCAGGTTCTTCGTCTGAGGAGCCTGCCATTTTTATTTTTGGCTATATTTTTTACCGGACACTAATAAAAAACAATAAAGAACTTTTAGATTCCAATCGCAAAAAAGCAAAAATTGCCGCAGAACATCTTTTGTCTCTTTTAAGCGATACACTTGAAGTTGTAAAACTCGAAGATAATCGAGTCACTTTGTCGCACGAATCCTTTGACCTTTTGCCGTTAATTAAAACGGTTACCATCATGGCAGAAATTAAAGCGGTTGAATTTTCGGTGACGATTCAAGATAAGTCAAATTACGATGTTTTTAAAAACATCATTTTTTACGGAAGTCCATTACACGTTCGCCAAATTTTACTAAACATTATCGATAACGCAATTAAATACAATAAGAAAAATGGAAAGGTGAGTCTTTTCACCGAATTGATTTCGAAAAAGAAAAATATCGCTCTTGTGCGCTTTACAATTCAGGACACAGGCATTGGCATGAGCGAAGAATTTTTGAAACATATTTTTGAGCCGTTCAGCCAAGAACACAGCGATGCGCGAAGCGTTTTCAAAGGCACGGGACTTGGCATGTCGATTGTGAATGCGTTAATCGATAAAATGCACGGCGAATTAGAAATTCAAAGCGAAGAAAATCAAGGCAGTCAATTTATTATCACGATTCCATTTGAAGTGACCGAAGGAAATTTGAACACAAAAATTGAAAATCCCGAGGACAATGAATTGAAACAAAATATTTCGGGAGTGAAAATTTTGCTCGTCGAAGACAATGAACTCAATCGCGAAATTGCCGAGACGCTTTTGCAAGAATGCGGTGCAATTATCACCAGCGCGGAAAACGGAAAAATCGCAGTCGATCAATTTAAAGAAAATGAAGCGCATACTTTTGATTTGATTTTGATGGATTTAATGATGCCCGTGATGAATGGAATTGATGCGGCAAAAGAAATTCGGAAAATGAATAAAGCCGACGCAAAAACAATTCCGATTGTCGCTTTAAGCGCAAACGCTTATGAAGAAAATGTCGAAGAATCCAAGCGCGCGGGCATGAATGCGCACATTGCAAAGCCTTTTAAAATTGAAGAATTGGTGAAAGTCATTAGTCAGTTAGTCATGAAAAATTAG
- the sppA gene encoding signal peptide peptidase SppA: MKFSTLIGVFAASALAYLPGEWSFPSIPNSNGLFGNPAGLSAFDSPGGVLNFGRDKDDVYEFSAGFNGDYLGATFSYHSDYDDVDESRWNLIASLPMLDRFAFLGFSAGAFRSSDFHGTDFSATPGILIRPFQWLALGFDSKHAVQFGPEKQRRIQEYGATLRVFDGLSVSYAGENKETHRLLVEANLGFLDLGVQIPIHGDDEYRVFASHAFGRSFQGTLAIDDDWKPRHFSVGYHSAKLADPYVLSRVVRVPLSLPLTETEPGFSLFGRSSMSIESLREHFDLLLADKSAQLIIFDFTGYKAGTAISKEIERGIAKLNLQGRTTIAYLDELRPTTLLASSAATRIVLEPSARVNYRGVGGEVLYYKGFFDWVGIKVELLRHGAYKSAVEPYTADSMSAEARENYTQLYTEWWNTLTADSRMRISTTLPLDSLLEHPSLLAKDAKRVGLVDTLLYLDEVAPYALKTIYGLDAPFVNVSDYAPRAGVRIFDEDWRPRSKIALLNIEGSIVDGVGGYDPLTGSRSTGSAEVLEALGKLMKSPEYSALIVRINSPGGSAQASDEIWHRLHTISQTRMPVVASIGDMGASGGYMIACGANEIIAEKASIVGSIGIFGGKVSVKGLLDKLKLRMEPVKTHPHADAEGQGREFSPEEREALQNYLDAFYDRFLDVVTGATQLPKDSLDRSLAGGRVFTGSQGVKNGLIHRIGGLDAAISEAKRFAGIPESRPVQLESLLSDGSYLSRSLSDQIRLLDWVNSVEKTQVWALFVSPPLPF, translated from the coding sequence ATGAAATTTTCAACTTTAATCGGTGTATTTGCGGCTTCGGCTTTGGCTTATTTGCCAGGGGAATGGAGCTTTCCTTCGATTCCGAATTCGAACGGATTATTTGGAAACCCAGCGGGACTTTCGGCGTTTGATTCGCCGGGCGGCGTTCTCAATTTTGGCCGCGATAAAGATGATGTTTACGAATTTTCGGCGGGATTTAACGGCGATTATTTGGGCGCAACATTCAGCTATCATTCGGATTATGATGATGTCGACGAATCGCGTTGGAATTTAATCGCATCGCTTCCGATGCTCGATCGTTTTGCGTTCCTCGGATTTTCGGCGGGAGCATTTCGCAGTTCGGATTTTCATGGGACAGATTTTTCGGCGACGCCTGGCATTTTAATTCGTCCTTTTCAATGGCTTGCTCTTGGATTTGATAGTAAACATGCGGTGCAATTTGGGCCCGAGAAGCAGCGTCGCATTCAAGAATACGGCGCAACTCTTCGCGTATTTGACGGGCTCTCGGTCAGTTATGCGGGCGAAAATAAAGAAACGCATCGTTTACTTGTCGAAGCGAATTTAGGATTCCTCGATTTAGGCGTGCAAATTCCTATTCACGGCGATGACGAATATCGCGTCTTTGCGTCGCACGCTTTCGGACGCTCGTTCCAAGGAACTCTTGCGATTGATGATGATTGGAAGCCGCGCCATTTTTCGGTGGGCTATCACAGCGCGAAACTCGCCGACCCTTATGTGCTTTCGCGCGTTGTCCGCGTTCCGCTTTCTCTTCCGCTTACAGAAACCGAACCCGGATTTTCGCTTTTTGGTCGCAGTTCGATGAGCATTGAATCGCTGCGGGAACATTTTGATTTGCTTCTCGCCGATAAAAGTGCTCAGTTAATCATTTTTGATTTTACAGGTTACAAAGCGGGCACGGCAATTTCCAAAGAAATTGAACGCGGCATCGCAAAATTGAATTTGCAAGGGCGCACAACGATTGCGTATTTAGATGAATTGCGCCCGACAACTCTTCTCGCATCGAGTGCCGCAACGCGGATTGTTCTTGAGCCCTCGGCGCGCGTCAATTACCGCGGAGTTGGCGGCGAAGTTCTCTATTATAAAGGCTTCTTTGATTGGGTCGGAATCAAAGTGGAACTTTTGCGGCATGGCGCATACAAGTCGGCGGTAGAACCTTACACCGCAGATTCGATGAGTGCCGAAGCCCGCGAAAATTATACGCAGCTTTACACAGAATGGTGGAATACATTAACCGCGGATTCTCGGATGCGCATCTCGACGACATTACCGCTCGATTCTCTTTTGGAACATCCGAGTTTACTTGCGAAAGATGCAAAGCGCGTAGGACTTGTCGATACTCTTCTTTACCTCGATGAAGTCGCCCCTTATGCGCTCAAAACCATTTACGGTTTGGACGCTCCGTTTGTCAATGTTTCGGATTATGCGCCGCGGGCAGGTGTCCGCATCTTTGATGAAGATTGGCGTCCTCGTTCAAAAATTGCATTGCTCAATATCGAAGGTTCAATCGTCGATGGCGTCGGCGGTTATGATCCGCTGACCGGTTCGCGGAGCACAGGCTCGGCAGAAGTTTTAGAAGCACTCGGCAAGTTGATGAAGTCTCCGGAATATTCCGCGCTTATCGTGCGCATTAACAGTCCCGGCGGTTCTGCGCAAGCGTCGGATGAAATTTGGCACAGACTGCATACGATTTCGCAAACGAGAATGCCGGTGGTAGCGAGCATCGGCGACATGGGCGCAAGCGGCGGTTATATGATTGCGTGCGGCGCCAATGAAATTATCGCAGAAAAAGCGAGCATCGTCGGAAGCATCGGAATCTTTGGCGGAAAAGTCAGCGTCAAAGGACTTTTGGATAAATTGAAACTTCGCATGGAGCCGGTGAAAACGCATCCGCATGCCGATGCCGAAGGACAAGGCCGAGAATTTTCGCCCGAAGAACGCGAAGCGCTTCAAAATTATTTGGACGCATTTTACGATCGCTTCTTGGATGTTGTCACCGGAGCCACGCAACTTCCGAAAGATTCTCTCGATCGGAGTTTAGCGGGCGGTCGCGTTTTTACGGGAAGTCAAGGTGTGAAAAATGGATTGATTCATCGAATCGGCGGTTTAGATGCAGCGATTTCCGAAGCGAAACGTTTTGCGGGGATTCCCGAAAGTCGTCCGGTGCAATTAGAATCGTTACTTTCGGACGGATCTTACCTTTCGCGCAGTCTTTCGGATCAAATTCGTTTGCTCGATTGGGTCAATTCGGTTGAAAAAACGCAAGTCTGGGCTCTTTTTGTTTCGCCACCCTTGCCGTTTTAG
- a CDS encoding FeoB-associated Cys-rich membrane protein, protein MNFWDICILVLVSAAVFFALRKIFRDKKNGKCCGNCKLCRGCNSSKCKTFPSNSPNSFSSKFSQK, encoded by the coding sequence ATGAATTTTTGGGACATTTGCATTCTCGTTTTGGTAAGCGCTGCGGTTTTCTTCGCCCTGCGGAAAATCTTCCGCGATAAAAAAAACGGCAAATGCTGCGGAAACTGTAAACTTTGCCGAGGATGCAACTCTTCAAAATGCAAAACTTTTCCTAGCAATTCCCCGAATTCATTTTCTTCAAAATTTTCGCAAAAATAA
- the feoB gene encoding ferrous iron transport protein B — translation MQSLRKLKVGQSAVIRTVGGKGALRQHFLDMGVIPGAEVTITKFAPMGDPMELEIHGYELTLRLMDAARIEVEPIAERTNSHKHISEIKESAHPGLGEEGIYHSEKEASPLPAGTPLHFALVGNQNCGKTTLFNKLTGGNQHVGNFPGVTVDKKEGVIRGFSHATVTDLPGIYSMSPYTSEEIVSRNFVLQEKPQGIINIIDASNIERNLYLTMQILEMNIPTVVALNMMDEVTGNGGSIDINGMEAMLGVPVIPISAIHNQGVDELITHAIHIAQNQERPRRQDFCDKNDHQGAVHRSLHAVIHLIEDHAERAGLPVRFAASKIIEGDELILSQLKLDQNETEMLEHITGQMEKERGLDRSAAIADMRFDFIQKVCEQTVVKPRESKESIRSRRIDKILTGKFTAIPCFIAIMIVVFYLTFNVIGAFLQNLLAAGIDKLTELTSAGLSSLGVNATIQSLVVDGIFSGVGTILSFLPVIVVLFFFLSLLEDSGYVARVAFFMDKLLRKIGLSGRSIVPMLIGFGCTVPAVMSTRTLPSARDRKMTILLTPFMSCSAKLPIYAFFVSAFFPGRGGLIMSALYLFGIFLGIVIALFYRKTLFRGEPVPFVMELPNYRLPAAKNVCQLLWEKAKDFLERAFSIILIATIIVWFLQSFDLHLNMVENSKDSILALIAGWISPLFAPLGLADWRICTALISGFMAKESVVSTLQILFADDVNAAITSLGAITLLVFCLLYTPCVAAITAVKRELGKKYALFVVGFQCAVAWLAAFAVKILLSLCGF, via the coding sequence ATGCAATCTTTGCGTAAACTCAAAGTCGGTCAAAGCGCCGTTATCCGCACAGTCGGGGGCAAAGGCGCATTAAGGCAACACTTTTTAGATATGGGCGTCATCCCCGGCGCCGAAGTTACCATCACCAAATTCGCTCCGATGGGCGATCCGATGGAACTCGAAATTCACGGTTACGAACTCACCCTCCGTTTAATGGACGCCGCCCGCATCGAAGTCGAACCGATTGCCGAGCGAACAAATTCGCACAAACACATTAGCGAAATTAAAGAATCTGCGCATCCGGGGCTCGGCGAAGAAGGCATTTACCATTCCGAAAAAGAAGCGTCGCCACTTCCCGCGGGAACTCCACTCCATTTTGCGCTCGTCGGAAATCAAAACTGCGGTAAGACAACTCTCTTTAATAAACTCACCGGCGGGAATCAACACGTCGGAAATTTCCCAGGCGTTACCGTCGATAAAAAAGAAGGCGTTATCCGCGGATTTTCGCACGCGACCGTCACCGATCTCCCAGGCATCTATTCGATGTCACCTTATACGAGCGAAGAAATCGTTTCGCGGAATTTTGTTTTACAAGAAAAGCCACAAGGCATTATCAACATTATCGACGCTTCGAATATTGAACGCAATTTGTATTTGACGATGCAAATTTTGGAAATGAATATTCCGACAGTCGTTGCGCTCAATATGATGGACGAAGTCACAGGAAACGGCGGATCCATTGATATTAACGGAATGGAAGCGATGCTCGGCGTTCCCGTGATTCCCATTTCTGCGATTCACAATCAAGGCGTCGACGAACTCATTACCCACGCCATTCACATTGCGCAGAACCAAGAACGCCCGCGCAGACAAGATTTCTGCGACAAGAATGATCACCAAGGTGCTGTGCACCGTTCACTGCACGCCGTCATCCATTTAATCGAAGACCACGCCGAACGCGCAGGGCTTCCGGTGCGATTTGCCGCAAGTAAAATCATCGAAGGCGATGAACTGATTCTTTCGCAATTAAAATTGGATCAGAACGAAACGGAAATGCTCGAGCACATCACCGGGCAAATGGAAAAAGAACGCGGACTCGACCGCAGCGCAGCCATCGCAGATATGCGTTTTGACTTTATTCAAAAAGTGTGCGAGCAAACTGTTGTTAAGCCCCGAGAAAGCAAAGAAAGCATTCGCAGCCGCCGCATTGATAAAATACTCACCGGGAAATTTACCGCGATTCCGTGCTTCATCGCCATCATGATTGTGGTTTTTTATTTGACTTTTAATGTCATCGGCGCATTCCTTCAAAATTTACTCGCTGCGGGAATTGACAAGCTCACCGAATTGACAAGCGCAGGGCTTTCTTCTCTCGGCGTGAACGCAACCATTCAAAGCTTAGTCGTAGACGGTATCTTTTCAGGAGTCGGAACGATTCTCAGCTTCCTCCCGGTCATCGTCGTTTTATTCTTCTTCCTTTCTCTCTTAGAAGATAGCGGTTACGTCGCCCGCGTTGCCTTTTTCATGGATAAACTTTTGCGGAAAATCGGACTTTCGGGCAGAAGCATTGTCCCGATGCTCATCGGCTTCGGCTGCACCGTTCCCGCGGTCATGTCCACGCGCACTCTTCCGAGTGCCCGCGACCGTAAAATGACAATTCTTCTCACGCCCTTTATGAGTTGCTCTGCGAAGCTTCCGATTTACGCTTTCTTTGTGAGCGCATTCTTCCCCGGACGCGGCGGCCTCATTATGTCGGCGCTTTATTTGTTCGGCATTTTTCTCGGCATTGTCATCGCACTCTTTTACCGCAAAACTCTTTTCCGCGGCGAGCCTGTGCCATTCGTCATGGAACTGCCGAATTATCGCCTTCCTGCAGCAAAAAATGTGTGCCAACTTTTGTGGGAAAAAGCGAAAGACTTTTTAGAGCGCGCCTTCAGCATTATTTTAATCGCAACCATTATCGTCTGGTTTTTACAAAGTTTTGATTTGCATTTGAATATGGTCGAAAATTCGAAAGACAGCATTCTCGCACTCATTGCCGGTTGGATTTCTCCATTATTTGCTCCCTTAGGACTTGCGGATTGGCGCATTTGCACAGCGCTCATCAGCGGTTTTATGGCGAAGGAATCCGTCGTATCGACTTTGCAAATTTTATTTGCCGACGATGTGAACGCAGCGATTACAAGCCTTGGCGCAATTACTCTCCTCGTTTTCTGCTTACTTTATACGCCTTGCGTCGCAGCCATTACCGCAGTCAAGCGCGAACTCGGAAAAAAGTATGCGCTTTTCGTCGTCGGTTTTCAATGCGCAGTCGCGTGGCTCGCCGCCTTTGCGGTCAAAATTTTACTTTCGCTTTGCGGCTTTTAA
- a CDS encoding biotin--[acetyl-CoA-carboxylase] ligase, producing the protein MFLFSPESPFESWQVCGFSGKPALLFPKLDSTHRYSKEHLQELQAGDVIVADSQSSGRGRHERVWLSPAGKNLYFNILYPLTGFAPKEYPQLMQITAISIAQIFRELGVNASVKWPNDILCDKKKVCGMVSEILTKDGEKFLTIGIGIDVNADESDFQEINRPVTSLMLLLGKRINREALLQKVLQKLKESFALTQKEGIRPWIDEWRKMDQFIGNAAKIVEGNAVIEGTILDINEDGSLLFCKKDGEIISRYTGDLEI; encoded by the coding sequence ATGTTTCTCTTTTCTCCTGAATCTCCTTTTGAAAGTTGGCAAGTTTGCGGTTTCTCGGGCAAGCCGGCTTTACTTTTTCCGAAACTCGACAGCACGCATCGCTATAGCAAAGAACATTTGCAAGAATTACAAGCGGGCGATGTTATCGTCGCCGATTCCCAATCAAGTGGCCGCGGAAGACATGAACGCGTTTGGCTTTCGCCTGCGGGGAAAAATCTTTACTTCAACATTCTTTACCCGTTAACAGGTTTTGCGCCCAAAGAATATCCGCAGCTTATGCAAATTACCGCGATTTCGATTGCGCAAATTTTCCGCGAACTCGGTGTGAATGCAAGCGTCAAATGGCCGAATGATATTCTCTGCGACAAGAAAAAAGTCTGCGGCATGGTTTCCGAAATTTTGACGAAAGACGGTGAAAAATTTCTCACCATCGGCATCGGCATCGATGTCAACGCCGACGAATCCGACTTTCAAGAAATCAACCGACCTGTCACAAGTTTAATGCTTCTTCTCGGAAAACGCATTAACCGCGAAGCGCTTTTACAAAAAGTTCTTCAAAAGCTCAAAGAATCTTTTGCGCTCACCCAAAAAGAAGGCATTCGCCCGTGGATTGACGAATGGCGAAAAATGGATCAATTCATCGGCAACGCGGCCAAAATCGTCGAAGGAAACGCGGTCATCGAAGGGACAATTTTAGACATTAACGAAGACGGCAGTTTGCTCTTTTGCAAAAAAGACGGCGAAATTATCTCACGCTACACAGGCGATTTGGAAATTTAA